One window from the genome of Aeromonas sp. FDAARGOS 1405 encodes:
- the ilvG gene encoding acetolactate synthase 2 catalytic subunit: MNGAQFLVQALKKQGVTQVFGYPGGAIMPVYDALYDGGLAHQLCRHEQGAAMAAVGYARASGQVGVCIATSGPGATNLVTGLAEALLDSVPLVAISGQVPCSAIGTDAFQEVDVLGMSLSCTKHSFMVTDAADLGRVLAEAFAIATEGRPGPVLIDLPKDVQLAAVPAQSPLFAVEEPEVLNPSDLAAARTLLAAAERPVLYVGGGVGMANAEQQLRDFAAATGMPAVTTLKGIGALDPDSPVYLGMLGMHGTKAANYAVQQCDLLLVVGARFDDRVTGKLEEFAPEAKVIHLDVDAAEFGKRRTAEVGITTDLKQVLPRLAMTLDIAPWREHCAAMAREYAFRYDHPGQAIYAPALLKQLSARLPESSVVACDVGQHQMWVAQHMRFTSPRNHLSSAGLGTMGFGLPAAIGAKMSRPEDEVVLVSGDGSFMMNVQELGTIRRAQLKVKMVLLDNQRLGMVRQWQELFFDGRYSETILSDNPDFVALAAAFDIPGETITCKEQIAGALDRLLASESAYLLHVAISEEENVWPLVPPGVANHQMMEQRP, translated from the coding sequence ATGAACGGCGCGCAGTTTTTGGTACAGGCTCTCAAGAAACAGGGTGTGACCCAGGTGTTTGGTTACCCGGGCGGGGCCATCATGCCGGTCTACGATGCCCTGTATGACGGTGGTCTGGCCCATCAGCTCTGCCGCCATGAGCAGGGCGCAGCCATGGCGGCGGTCGGTTATGCCCGCGCCTCCGGTCAGGTGGGGGTCTGCATTGCCACCTCCGGCCCCGGCGCTACCAATCTGGTGACCGGTCTGGCGGAGGCGCTGCTCGATTCGGTGCCGCTGGTGGCCATCAGCGGTCAGGTGCCCTGTTCAGCCATCGGTACCGATGCATTTCAGGAGGTCGACGTGCTCGGCATGTCCCTCTCCTGTACCAAGCACTCCTTCATGGTGACCGATGCCGCCGATCTGGGGCGCGTGCTGGCAGAAGCTTTCGCCATCGCCACCGAAGGTCGCCCCGGCCCTGTGCTGATCGATCTCCCCAAGGATGTGCAACTGGCCGCCGTGCCTGCCCAGAGCCCGCTGTTTGCAGTGGAAGAGCCGGAGGTGCTCAACCCCTCGGATCTGGCCGCGGCCCGCACCCTGCTGGCTGCCGCCGAGCGTCCGGTGCTTTACGTCGGTGGCGGAGTGGGCATGGCCAATGCCGAGCAGCAATTGCGCGACTTTGCTGCCGCAACCGGCATGCCAGCGGTCACCACCCTCAAGGGGATCGGCGCACTCGACCCCGATAGCCCTGTTTATCTGGGCATGCTCGGCATGCACGGCACCAAGGCGGCCAACTACGCGGTGCAGCAGTGCGATCTGCTGCTGGTGGTAGGGGCTCGTTTCGATGATCGGGTGACCGGCAAGCTGGAGGAGTTCGCCCCCGAGGCTAAGGTGATCCATCTCGATGTGGATGCCGCCGAGTTCGGCAAGCGCCGCACCGCCGAGGTGGGTATCACCACGGATCTCAAGCAGGTGCTGCCCCGCCTCGCCATGACTCTCGACATCGCCCCCTGGCGTGAACACTGCGCCGCCATGGCCCGCGAATATGCGTTTCGCTACGACCATCCGGGGCAGGCCATCTATGCGCCGGCCCTGCTCAAGCAGCTCTCCGCCCGGCTGCCGGAGAGCAGCGTGGTGGCCTGCGACGTGGGTCAGCACCAGATGTGGGTAGCCCAACACATGCGCTTCACCAGCCCGCGCAACCACCTCTCCAGCGCCGGCCTCGGCACCATGGGCTTTGGTCTGCCCGCCGCCATCGGCGCCAAGATGTCGCGCCCGGAGGATGAAGTGGTGCTGGTGAGCGGTGACGGCTCTTTCATGATGAATGTGCAGGAGCTTGGCACCATCCGCCGCGCCCAGCTCAAGGTGAAGATGGTGCTGCTGGATAATCAGCGCCTCGGTATGGTGCGCCAGTGGCAGGAGCTGTTCTTCGACGGCCGCTACAGCGAGACCATCCTCTCCGACAACCCCGATTTCGTCGCCCTGGCTGCCGCTTTCGACATTCCGGGCGAGACCATCACATGCAAGGAACAGATAGCCGGTGCCCTCGATCGCCTGCTGGCAAGCGAGAGTGCCTACCTGCTGCATGTGGCCATTTCAGAGGAAGAAAACGTCTGGCCCCTGGTTCCGCCGGGAGTCGCCAACCACCAGATGATGGAGCAACGCCCATGA
- the ilvM gene encoding acetolactate synthase 2 small subunit, with product MNPHTLAQPAFAQHTLHIHAQPRPEVMERVLRVVRHRGFNLCALNMEQDCQQLRITVTVESVRPIQQLWSQLVKLVDVSRVDALEQQPRIRA from the coding sequence ATGAACCCGCACACCCTTGCACAGCCCGCATTTGCACAGCACACCCTGCATATCCATGCCCAGCCCAGACCCGAAGTGATGGAGCGGGTGTTGCGGGTGGTGCGCCACCGCGGCTTCAATCTCTGCGCCCTCAACATGGAGCAGGATTGCCAACAGCTGCGGATCACGGTTACTGTCGAGTCGGTGCGTCCCATCCAGCAGTTGTGGAGCCAGCTGGTTAAGCTGGTGGACGTCTCCCGGGTCGATGCACTGGAACAGCAACCCCGGATCAGAGCTTAA
- a CDS encoding branched-chain amino acid transaminase, with the protein MSQPSQSATHPQYIWFNGKLVPWQDAQVHVMSHALHYGSSVFEGVRAYDTPKGTCIFRLQEHTRRLFDSAKIYWMDVPYSESEVNEACRTVVRENGLKSGYLRPLAFVGNVGLGLHPPLDAKADLMVAALPWGAYLGEEGLKNGVDVCVTSWNRLAPNTIPTGAKAGGNYLSSQLISREAKRNGFAEGLALDVNGYLSEGAGENLFLVKNGVLFTPPATAAILPGITRDTIMTLARDLGYEVREQALPREALYVADEIFMTGTAAEVTPVRSVDRMKVGAGSRGPVTEQLQNAFFGLFNGQTEDKWGWLTPVND; encoded by the coding sequence ATGTCACAGCCTTCCCAATCCGCCACTCACCCCCAATACATCTGGTTCAACGGCAAACTGGTGCCCTGGCAGGATGCCCAGGTGCACGTGATGAGCCACGCCCTGCACTACGGCTCCTCGGTGTTTGAGGGTGTGCGCGCCTACGATACCCCCAAAGGCACCTGCATCTTCCGTCTGCAGGAGCACACCCGCCGCCTGTTCGACTCCGCCAAGATCTACTGGATGGACGTCCCCTACAGCGAGTCCGAAGTGAATGAAGCTTGCCGCACCGTGGTGCGCGAGAACGGCCTGAAGAGCGGCTACCTGCGCCCGCTGGCCTTTGTCGGCAACGTGGGGCTGGGGCTTCATCCGCCGCTGGATGCCAAGGCTGACCTGATGGTGGCCGCCCTGCCGTGGGGAGCCTATCTGGGGGAAGAGGGACTGAAAAACGGGGTGGATGTCTGTGTCACCTCGTGGAACCGGCTCGCTCCCAACACCATTCCCACCGGTGCCAAGGCGGGCGGCAACTATTTGTCATCCCAGCTGATCAGCCGCGAAGCCAAGCGCAACGGCTTCGCCGAGGGACTGGCACTGGATGTGAACGGCTATCTGAGCGAAGGGGCGGGGGAGAACCTGTTCCTGGTGAAGAACGGCGTGCTGTTCACCCCGCCTGCTACCGCAGCCATCCTGCCCGGCATCACCCGCGACACCATCATGACGCTGGCCCGTGATCTGGGTTACGAGGTGCGCGAGCAGGCACTGCCCCGTGAGGCGCTCTATGTGGCGGACGAGATCTTCATGACCGGCACTGCCGCCGAAGTGACCCCGGTGCGCTCCGTCGATCGGATGAAGGTGGGTGCTGGCAGCCGTGGTCCGGTGACTGAGCAGCTGCAAAACGCCTTCTTTGGCCTGTTCAACGGCCAGACCGAGGACAAGTGGGGCTGGCTGACGCCCGTCAATGACTGA
- the ilvD gene encoding dihydroxy-acid dehydratase, whose product MPKLRSATTTHGRNMAGARALWRATGMTDQDFGKPIIAVVNSFTQFVPGHVHLKDLGQLVAREIEAAGGVAKEFNTIAVDDGIAMGHGGMLYSLPSRELIADSVEYMVNAHCADAMVCISNCDKITPGMLMAALRINIPVIFVSGGPMEAGKTKLSDQIIKLDLVDAMIQGADPKVSDAQSEQVERSACPTCGSCSGMFTANSMNCLTEALGLSQPGNGSMLATHSDREQLFKLAGQRIVTLAKRWYEQDDESALPRNIATKAAFENAMALDIAMGGSTNTVLHLLAAAQEAGVDFTMADIDRMSRKVPQLCKVAPSTQKYHMEDVHRAGGVVAILGQLEKAGLVHGDTRTVLGCSLVEQLNEYDVSRQPSQEVVDFYRAGPAGIRTTKAFSQDCRWPELDLDRAEGCIRSLDNAYSQEGGLAVLSGNLAVNGAIVKTAGVDEENLTFRGPARVFESQESAVSGILDGTVKAGEVVVIRYEGPKGGPGMQEMLYPTTYLKSMGLGKACALITDGRFSGGTSGLSIGHVSPEAASGGTIGLVEDGDIISINIPARSMVLEVADSVLAARRVAVEARGWKPLDRQRQVSFALRAYAMFATSADKGAVRDRTLLGE is encoded by the coding sequence ATGCCGAAGTTGAGATCCGCCACCACCACCCACGGACGTAACATGGCCGGGGCCCGCGCCCTGTGGCGTGCCACCGGAATGACCGATCAGGATTTCGGCAAGCCCATCATCGCCGTGGTCAACTCCTTCACCCAGTTCGTGCCGGGCCACGTCCACCTCAAGGATCTGGGCCAGCTGGTGGCGCGCGAGATCGAGGCCGCAGGCGGCGTTGCCAAGGAGTTCAACACCATAGCAGTAGATGACGGTATCGCCATGGGCCACGGCGGCATGCTCTACTCCCTGCCCTCCCGCGAGCTGATTGCTGATTCGGTGGAGTATATGGTCAACGCCCACTGCGCCGACGCCATGGTCTGTATCTCCAACTGCGACAAGATCACCCCGGGGATGCTGATGGCCGCCCTGCGCATCAATATCCCGGTGATCTTCGTCTCCGGCGGCCCGATGGAAGCGGGCAAGACCAAGCTCTCCGACCAGATCATCAAACTGGATCTGGTGGACGCCATGATCCAGGGCGCCGATCCCAAGGTATCGGACGCCCAGAGCGAACAGGTGGAGCGCAGTGCCTGCCCCACCTGCGGCTCCTGCTCCGGCATGTTTACCGCCAACTCCATGAACTGTCTGACCGAGGCGCTCGGTCTCTCCCAGCCGGGTAATGGCTCCATGCTGGCGACCCATAGCGACCGCGAGCAGCTGTTCAAGCTGGCGGGTCAGCGCATCGTGACGCTGGCCAAGCGCTGGTATGAACAGGATGACGAGAGCGCCCTGCCGCGCAATATCGCCACCAAGGCGGCGTTCGAGAACGCCATGGCGCTCGATATCGCCATGGGCGGATCCACCAATACCGTGCTGCACCTGCTGGCAGCGGCGCAGGAGGCCGGGGTGGACTTCACCATGGCCGATATCGACCGCATGTCCCGCAAAGTGCCTCAGCTCTGCAAGGTGGCGCCCTCCACCCAGAAATATCATATGGAAGATGTGCACCGTGCCGGTGGCGTGGTCGCCATTCTGGGTCAGCTGGAAAAAGCGGGCCTGGTGCATGGGGATACCCGTACCGTGCTGGGTTGCTCCCTCGTCGAACAGCTCAATGAATATGACGTCAGCCGCCAGCCGAGTCAGGAGGTGGTGGACTTCTACCGTGCCGGGCCGGCCGGGATCCGCACCACCAAGGCGTTCAGTCAGGATTGCCGCTGGCCGGAGCTGGATCTGGACCGCGCCGAAGGCTGCATCCGCTCGCTGGACAACGCTTACAGCCAGGAGGGCGGCCTCGCCGTGCTTTCCGGCAACCTCGCGGTCAACGGCGCCATCGTCAAGACTGCCGGGGTGGATGAGGAGAACCTCACCTTCCGTGGCCCGGCCCGGGTATTCGAGAGTCAGGAGAGCGCGGTGAGCGGCATCCTCGATGGTACCGTGAAAGCAGGCGAGGTAGTGGTGATCCGCTACGAAGGGCCGAAAGGGGGTCCGGGCATGCAGGAGATGCTCTACCCCACCACTTATCTCAAGTCCATGGGGCTCGGCAAGGCGTGCGCCCTGATCACCGACGGCCGCTTCTCCGGCGGTACCTCGGGCCTCTCCATCGGCCACGTCTCGCCGGAAGCTGCCTCTGGCGGCACCATAGGTCTGGTGGAGGATGGCGACATCATCAGCATCAATATCCCGGCCCGCAGCATGGTGCTGGAGGTGGCCGACAGCGTGCTGGCCGCCCGCCGCGTCGCCGTGGAAGCCCGTGGCTGGAAGCCGCTCGATCGTCAGCGTCAGGTCTCCTTTGCCCTGCGCGCCTACGCCATGTTCGCCACCAGCGCCGACAAGGGCGCGGTGCGCGATCGCACTCTGCTGGGGGAATAA
- the ilvA gene encoding threonine ammonia-lyase, biosynthetic yields MVSAADYLRKVLLSPVYEAARVTPLQTLKKLSERLGNHVSLKREDLQPVHSFKLRGAYHKIATLTEEQKARGVIAASAGNHAQGVALSAAKLGIKAIIVMPKTTPDIKIDAVRRQGGNVMLFGNSFDEAYGESRRLSELEGYTLIPPFDDVEVIAGQGTIGKELLEQDTHLTHVFVPVGGGGLAAGVAVYIKQLLPDVKVIGVEAEGSACLKAALAAGEPVNLERVSLFADGVAVKRIGEETFRLCNQYLDEVVTVSNDQICAALKDIFDDCRAIAEPSGALSLAGLKAYSEREQVKGGRMAAILSGANVNFHSLRYVSERCEIGEKREGMLAVTIPERKGAFLDFCRQLGPRMVTEFNYRYADAEQASLFVSVRLTGGDEELGQIIDQLGGNGYPVVNMTESELAKNHVRYMIGGRPARPLGERLYSFKFPEQPGALMRFLETLGCRWNISLFHYRNHGADYGRVLCAFELPDEDVAAFHDYLREIGYGWKEVSDDPAYRLFLAS; encoded by the coding sequence ATGGTCTCTGCGGCGGATTATCTACGCAAGGTGTTGCTCTCCCCCGTCTATGAGGCGGCGCGGGTGACCCCCCTGCAAACCCTGAAGAAACTTTCCGAGCGGCTCGGCAACCATGTCAGCCTGAAGCGGGAGGATCTGCAACCGGTCCACTCCTTCAAGCTGCGCGGCGCCTATCACAAGATCGCCACCCTGACCGAGGAGCAGAAGGCGCGCGGCGTTATCGCCGCCTCTGCTGGCAACCACGCACAGGGGGTCGCCCTGTCGGCCGCCAAGCTTGGCATCAAGGCGATCATCGTGATGCCCAAGACCACGCCGGATATCAAGATCGACGCGGTGCGCCGGCAGGGCGGCAACGTCATGCTGTTTGGCAACAGTTTCGACGAGGCCTACGGCGAGAGCCGCCGCCTCTCCGAGCTGGAGGGTTACACCCTGATCCCGCCGTTTGACGACGTCGAGGTGATCGCCGGGCAGGGCACCATCGGCAAGGAGTTGCTGGAGCAGGATACCCACCTCACTCACGTCTTTGTGCCGGTGGGCGGCGGTGGGTTGGCCGCCGGGGTGGCGGTCTATATCAAGCAACTGCTGCCGGATGTGAAGGTGATCGGGGTGGAGGCTGAAGGGTCTGCCTGTCTCAAGGCCGCGCTGGCGGCCGGCGAGCCGGTCAATCTGGAGCGGGTCTCGCTGTTTGCGGACGGGGTGGCGGTCAAGCGCATCGGCGAGGAGACCTTCCGCCTCTGCAACCAGTATCTGGACGAGGTGGTGACCGTCTCCAACGACCAGATCTGCGCCGCACTGAAAGACATCTTCGACGACTGCCGCGCCATCGCCGAGCCGTCGGGCGCCCTCTCGCTGGCGGGCCTCAAGGCCTACAGCGAGCGGGAGCAGGTCAAAGGGGGGCGGATGGCGGCCATTCTCTCCGGCGCCAACGTTAACTTCCACAGCCTGCGCTACGTGTCGGAGCGCTGCGAGATCGGCGAGAAGCGCGAGGGCATGCTGGCGGTGACCATCCCCGAGCGCAAGGGGGCCTTCCTCGACTTCTGTCGTCAGCTTGGCCCCCGCATGGTGACCGAGTTCAACTATCGCTACGCCGATGCCGAACAGGCGTCGCTGTTCGTTTCGGTGCGCCTCACCGGCGGTGACGAAGAGCTCGGCCAGATCATCGATCAGCTCGGTGGCAACGGCTATCCAGTGGTCAACATGACCGAGAGCGAGCTGGCCAAGAATCATGTGCGCTACATGATTGGCGGCCGCCCGGCCCGGCCCCTTGGTGAGCGTCTCTACAGCTTCAAGTTTCCGGAGCAGCCTGGCGCCCTGATGCGCTTCCTCGAGACACTGGGTTGTCGCTGGAACATCAGCCTGTTCCACTACCGTAACCACGGTGCCGACTACGGCCGCGTGCTCTGCGCCTTCGAGCTGCCGGATGAAGACGTGGCAGCCTTCCACGACTACCTGCGCGAGATTGGCTACGGCTGGAAAGAGGTGAGCGACGACCCCGCCTACCGGCTGTTCCTGGCCAGTTGA
- the ompA gene encoding porin OmpA, with protein sequence MNKSMLAVLVSGLLAAGAVHAAAQDNTWYVGGKAGWSNYYGVDHNQYAESIAQTLGNTSENTDDLGLGLFAGYQLNPNLGFELGYDWLGKYDTTSGTGANTLNTEAKSQMIQATMKISFPATNVLDLYGRLGGAYAWTESELSFANVSETGKKHGAAFVGALGAEYAIDRDWAARLEYQYTTPLGDASLDRSGIELDNGLISFGMLYRFGQQGGEVAVPAPAPAAEPAPAVVVEPKTFSLSSDVLFEFNKATLKPAANQALDTLFGQIVAANPKDGVATVIGYTDRIGSDNYNLALSEKRAQSVASYLVSKGLYADKVRVEGRGKANPVTGSSCASSSKQELIACLAPDRRVEIHLEGVSQPAQ encoded by the coding sequence ATGAATAAATCCATGCTTGCCGTGTTGGTCAGCGGTTTGCTGGCGGCCGGCGCCGTTCACGCCGCCGCTCAGGACAATACCTGGTATGTCGGTGGCAAGGCCGGTTGGTCCAACTATTACGGTGTTGATCATAACCAGTATGCCGAGTCGATAGCCCAGACGCTGGGCAATACCAGCGAGAACACGGACGATCTGGGACTGGGTCTGTTTGCCGGTTATCAGCTCAACCCCAATCTGGGTTTCGAGTTGGGTTATGACTGGCTTGGCAAATACGATACGACCTCGGGTACCGGCGCCAATACCCTCAACACCGAAGCCAAGAGCCAGATGATTCAGGCCACCATGAAGATCAGCTTCCCGGCAACGAATGTGCTCGATCTTTATGGCCGACTGGGCGGTGCTTATGCCTGGACTGAAAGTGAACTCAGCTTCGCCAATGTCAGCGAGACCGGTAAAAAGCATGGTGCCGCCTTTGTCGGGGCGCTGGGTGCCGAATACGCCATCGATCGTGACTGGGCCGCCCGTCTGGAGTACCAGTACACCACGCCGCTGGGGGATGCCTCTCTCGATCGCTCCGGCATCGAGCTGGATAACGGCCTGATCTCGTTCGGCATGCTCTATCGTTTCGGTCAGCAAGGGGGTGAGGTTGCTGTGCCGGCGCCCGCTCCGGCTGCTGAACCGGCTCCGGCTGTGGTGGTGGAACCCAAGACCTTCAGCCTGAGTTCCGATGTGCTGTTCGAGTTCAACAAAGCGACCCTGAAACCGGCTGCCAATCAGGCGCTCGATACCCTGTTCGGCCAGATTGTGGCGGCCAATCCGAAAGATGGTGTCGCAACTGTCATCGGTTATACCGACCGTATCGGCTCCGACAACTACAACCTGGCTCTTTCCGAGAAGCGGGCCCAGAGCGTGGCCAGCTATCTGGTATCCAAAGGTTTGTATGCCGACAAGGTGCGGGTCGAGGGGCGTGGCAAGGCCAATCCGGTCACTGGCAGCAGCTGTGCCAGCAGCTCCAAGCAGGAGCTGATCGCCTGTCTGGCTCCGGATCGTCGGGTTGAAATCCATCTGGAAGGGGTTTCCCAGCCGGCGCAGTGA
- the mgtA gene encoding magnesium-translocating P-type ATPase encodes MKQQHTASRHKQQGFVAPGRANEKLSSRVLDEADKSLEYTLTAVRGNIDGLTATEAANRLVQFGPNEVTHDKPPHPLIQLLQAFKNPFVMVLMVLGLVSYVMDVLMAEPGDEDWVKVIILGVMVGLSGLLRFWQEYRSAKAAEALKSLVRNTATVQRRPSPGATPQRKEVAMTELVAGDIVHLQAGDMIPADIKLIESRDLFISQAVLTGEALPVEKYDTLGAVAEKSADGNSTGDVGLLDQPNICFMGTNVVSGTAKAVVVATGSDTYFGSLARNVVSHKRIETSFDRGVNSVTRLLIRFMLVMVPIVFMLSGISSGDWMSALTFALAVAVGLTPEMLPMIVSANLARGAVAMAKRKVVVKRLNSVQNFGAMDVLCTDKTGTLTQDKIILEHHYDVRGNRDDRILQLAWLNSYHQSGMKNLMDIAVIEHADALGAGCKPAGYSKVDELPFDFVRRRLSVIVQDERGQQLMVSKGAVEEMLSVSSHIDDGKQIRELDEIERRTLLRRSEEYNADGYRVLIVATREIPAAECKQSYRTSDEVNLVVRGFLTFFDPPKDSAPPAIRALNDYGVAVKVLTGDNPIITSKVCRDVGLEPGVPLLGKDIEGMDDVALCEVVKQTTIFAKLTPLQKSRVVKALQVNGNTVGFLGDGINDAPALRDADVGISVDSGADIAKETADIILLEKSLMVLEEGVIKGRETFGNILKYLNMTASSNFGNVFSVLVASAWLPWAPMLAMQMLIQNLVYDVSQMLLPWDKMDPEFLKRPRKWEASNIKRFMLWLGPTSSVFDISTYCLMWFVFGAGALYATANGSMDPLVNGQAIMNSGWFIEGLVSQTLVVHMLRTRKIPFLQSTATLPVLLSTSIAIAIGCYLPFSPVAEHFGFITLDGPKYFMWLVITMLAYMGLTQTIKSIYIKRHGQWF; translated from the coding sequence ATGAAGCAACAACATACTGCCAGCCGGCACAAGCAACAGGGGTTCGTCGCCCCGGGCCGTGCCAATGAGAAGCTCTCCTCCCGGGTGCTCGACGAGGCCGACAAGTCCCTCGAATACACCCTCACTGCCGTGCGCGGCAATATCGACGGCCTGACCGCGACCGAGGCGGCCAACCGTCTGGTCCAGTTTGGCCCCAACGAGGTGACCCACGACAAGCCGCCCCATCCATTGATCCAGCTGCTGCAGGCGTTCAAAAACCCGTTTGTGATGGTCTTGATGGTGCTTGGGCTGGTCAGTTACGTGATGGACGTGCTGATGGCCGAGCCGGGTGATGAGGACTGGGTCAAGGTGATTATCCTCGGTGTCATGGTGGGCCTGAGCGGTCTGCTGCGCTTCTGGCAGGAGTACCGTTCGGCCAAGGCGGCCGAGGCGCTCAAGTCACTGGTGCGCAACACTGCCACTGTACAGCGTCGTCCCTCGCCGGGCGCTACCCCCCAGCGCAAGGAAGTGGCAATGACCGAGCTGGTGGCCGGAGACATAGTGCACTTGCAGGCGGGAGACATGATCCCCGCCGACATCAAGCTGATTGAATCCCGCGATCTCTTCATCAGCCAGGCGGTGCTGACCGGTGAAGCACTGCCGGTGGAGAAGTATGACACTCTGGGAGCTGTGGCCGAGAAGTCGGCAGACGGCAACAGCACAGGGGACGTGGGGTTGCTCGATCAGCCCAACATCTGCTTCATGGGCACCAACGTGGTGAGCGGTACAGCCAAGGCTGTGGTCGTGGCCACCGGCAGCGACACCTACTTCGGTTCGCTGGCCCGCAACGTGGTGAGCCACAAGCGCATCGAGACCAGTTTCGATCGCGGCGTCAACAGCGTCACCAGGCTGCTTATTCGTTTCATGCTGGTGATGGTACCCATCGTCTTTATGCTGAGTGGTATCAGCAGTGGTGACTGGATGTCTGCACTCACCTTCGCGCTGGCGGTGGCGGTGGGGCTCACCCCCGAGATGCTGCCGATGATCGTTTCTGCCAACCTGGCGCGGGGGGCGGTGGCCATGGCCAAGCGCAAGGTAGTGGTCAAGCGTCTCAACTCGGTGCAAAACTTCGGTGCCATGGACGTGCTCTGCACCGACAAGACCGGTACCCTGACCCAGGACAAGATCATCCTCGAGCACCACTACGACGTGCGTGGCAACCGGGACGACCGGATCCTGCAGTTGGCCTGGCTCAACAGTTATCATCAGAGCGGCATGAAGAATCTGATGGACATCGCCGTGATCGAGCACGCCGATGCACTGGGGGCTGGCTGCAAGCCGGCGGGTTACAGCAAGGTGGATGAGTTGCCGTTCGACTTCGTGCGCCGGCGCCTGTCGGTGATCGTACAGGATGAGCGTGGCCAGCAGCTGATGGTTTCCAAGGGGGCGGTCGAGGAGATGCTCTCCGTCTCCAGCCACATTGATGATGGCAAGCAGATCCGAGAGCTGGATGAGATTGAGCGCCGTACCTTGCTGCGTCGCAGTGAAGAGTACAACGCCGACGGTTATCGGGTGTTGATCGTGGCTACCCGAGAGATCCCGGCTGCCGAGTGCAAGCAGAGCTATCGCACCAGTGACGAGGTCAATCTGGTGGTGCGCGGTTTCCTCACCTTCTTCGATCCGCCCAAGGATTCAGCCCCACCGGCCATTCGTGCGCTGAACGACTATGGCGTAGCGGTAAAGGTACTGACCGGCGATAACCCTATCATTACCAGCAAGGTGTGTCGTGATGTTGGGCTGGAGCCCGGTGTACCGCTGCTCGGCAAGGATATCGAAGGAATGGATGACGTAGCGCTGTGCGAGGTGGTCAAGCAGACCACCATCTTCGCCAAGCTCACCCCGCTGCAGAAGTCGCGGGTGGTGAAGGCGCTGCAGGTCAACGGCAACACCGTCGGTTTCCTCGGTGACGGCATCAACGATGCACCGGCGCTGCGGGATGCGGACGTGGGGATCTCGGTGGACAGCGGTGCCGATATCGCCAAGGAGACCGCCGACATCATCCTGCTGGAGAAGAGTCTGATGGTGCTGGAGGAGGGGGTGATCAAGGGGCGCGAGACTTTTGGCAATATCCTCAAGTACCTCAACATGACCGCCAGCTCCAACTTCGGCAACGTCTTCTCGGTGCTGGTGGCCTCCGCCTGGCTGCCATGGGCACCCATGCTGGCGATGCAGATGTTGATCCAGAACCTGGTGTATGACGTCTCCCAGATGCTGCTGCCCTGGGACAAGATGGATCCCGAGTTCCTCAAGCGGCCGCGCAAGTGGGAGGCGAGCAACATAAAGCGCTTCATGCTGTGGCTCGGCCCGACCTCGTCGGTGTTCGATATCAGCACCTACTGCCTGATGTGGTTCGTGTTCGGCGCCGGCGCTCTCTATGCCACTGCCAACGGCAGCATGGATCCGCTGGTCAACGGTCAGGCCATCATGAACTCCGGCTGGTTCATCGAGGGACTGGTGTCGCAGACCCTGGTGGTGCACATGTTACGTACCCGCAAGATCCCGTTCCTGCAGAGTACCGCTACCCTGCCGGTGCTGCTCTCCACCTCCATCGCTATCGCCATCGGCTGCTACCTGCCGTTCTCGCCGGTGGCGGAGCACTTCGGCTTCATCACCCTGGATGGGCCCAAGTACTTCATGTGGCTGGTGATTACCATGCTGGCCTACATGGGGCTGACCCAGACCATCAAGAGCATCTACATCAAGCGCCACGGCCAGTGGTTCTGA